From one Triticum aestivum cultivar Chinese Spring chromosome 4B, IWGSC CS RefSeq v2.1, whole genome shotgun sequence genomic stretch:
- the LOC123089817 gene encoding probable glycosyltransferase 6 has product MASETAPFGVTGAAGKGGASAAHRPHGHVVLAARVHDALVFAAGAVAAVLVLLCFSSLLAPAPVPNLVAGPDLPFPTSFPQPQQQQHDDGNEETLYARVAARPRTFYDDPKLSYAVDGRRVAGWDAKRAEWLRLHYPRGLRARRGPGERVVMLSGSQSHPCAGDGGDHMLLRFLKNKVDYARLHGIELLYNTALLQPRMVAYWAKIPVVRAAMLAHPEAEWVWWLDADAVVTDMDFAPPLATRYKDYNLVVHGWDREVYEARSWVGLNAGVFLIRNCQWSLDFMDAWASMGPASPEYARWGKTLKATLGDKPDAESDDQSALAYLLLKNPKKWGARTYLEHEYYFQGYWAEIVDRLDGVAERYRAAERRFGPALRRRHAEGDHALYAAARNAALRKRKKDGGVPGPDGGGQKASAWRRPFVTHFTGCNPCGGRPNEMYSNESCAEGMRRALNLADDQVLRAYGFRHAGPLKDDVRPLVA; this is encoded by the coding sequence ATGGCGTCGGAGACCGCGCCGTTCGGCGTCAcgggggcggcgggcaagggcggcGCGTCCGCGGCGCACAGGCCGCACGGCCACGTCGTGCTCGCCGCGCGCGTCCACGACGCGCTCGTCTTCGCCGCGGGCGCCGTGGCGGccgtgctcgtcctcctctgcttctcaTCCCTGCTCGCGCCCGCGCCCGTGCCCAACCTCGTTGCCGGCCCCGACCTCCCCTTCCCCACCTCCTTCCcgcagccgcagcagcagcagcacgacgacggcAACGAGGAAACCCTCTACGCCAGGGTCGCCGCGCGCCCGCGCACCTTCTACGACGACCCGAAGCTGTCCTACGCCGTGGACGGCCGGCGGGTGGCCGGCTGGGACGCGAAGCGCGCCGAGTGGCTGCGCCTGCACTACCCGCGCGGCCTGCGCGCGCGCCGGGGCCCCGGGGAGCGCGTCGTCATGCTCTCGGGGTCCCAGTCCCACCCgtgcgccggcgacggcggcgaccacaTGCTGCTCCGCTTCCTCAAGAACAAGGTGGACTACGCGCGGCTCCACGGCATCGAGCTGCTCTACAACACGGCGCTGCTGCAGCCCCGGATGGTGGCCTACTGGGCCAAGATCCCCGTGGTGCGCGCCGCCATGCTCGCCCACCCGGAGGCCGAGTGGGTCTGGTGGCTCGACGCCGACGCCGTCGTCACCGACATGGACTTCGCGCCCCCGCTCGCCACCAGGTACAAGGACTACAACCTCGTCGTCCACGGCTGGGACAGGGAGGTGTACGAGGCCCGGTCCTGGGTCGGCCTCAACGCCGGCGTCTTCCTCATCCGCAACTGCCAGTGGTCGCTCGACTTCATGGACGCATGGGCCAGCATGGGCCCGGCCTCGCCGGAGTACGCGCGCTGGGGCAAGACCCTCAAGGCCACGCTGGGCGACAAACCCGACGCCGAGTCCGACGACCAGTCGGCGCTCGCATATCTCCTCCTCAAGAACCCGAAGAAATGGGGCGCCAGGACGTACCTGGAGCACGAGTACTACTTCCAGGGCTACTGGGCGGAGATCGTGGACAGGCTCGACGGCGTCGCGGAGCGGTACCGGGCGGCGGAGCGGCGCTTCGGGCCGGCCCTCCGGCGGCGGCACGCGGAGGGGGATCACGCGCTGTAcgcggcggcgaggaacgcggccctgaggaagaggaagaaggacgGCGGCGTCCCGGGGCCCGACGGTGGCGGGCAGAAGGCGTCCGCCTGGCGCCGGCCGTTCGTGACGCACTTCACCGGCTGCAACCCCTGCGGCGGCAGGCCCAACGAGATGTACTCCAACGAGAGCTGCGCCGAGGGGATGCGGCGCGCGCTCAACCTCGCCGACGACCAGGTGCTCCGCGCCTACGGCTTCCGCCACGCCGGCCCGCTCAAGGACGACGTGCGCCCGCTTGTAGCCTAG